The following proteins are encoded in a genomic region of Planctomycetota bacterium:
- a CDS encoding CofH family radical SAM protein, translating to MDPRIILKTALGGGEVTATEAIVLMQSYPVMTEEINRTADMLNKRLHRGVVTYLHSKHIAYTNVCRYRCRFCSYFKRKNEKGSFTLKISNVINKLKEDKDVEQLCIYGACNPELNFNYYCNLLKEIKKVFPSTHIQGFSPLEISFIAKRSKNPTIEVLKKFKESGLDSMGGFDAEILNDKLRKKICPDKIRTHDWVDIIKNAHRIGIKTTATILFGHLEDEIHIAEHMEIIRNIQRETNGFIEFIPIPFSYHTTEFTNLKKLASKWRERVGYLNETDATFRLLAVSRLFFGSSLPNIQASWFRLGMDNAVKCLHTGANDIGETVFDESVCKNINTRSGTEMSPQKLKSIITKAGRKPRSRHLHR from the coding sequence ATGGATCCGAGAATTATTCTTAAAACAGCTTTAGGCGGGGGAGAGGTCACCGCGACCGAGGCAATCGTCCTGATGCAGAGCTATCCAGTCATGACCGAGGAAATAAACCGCACCGCGGATATGCTCAACAAACGGCTTCATCGTGGAGTGGTTACTTATCTCCACAGCAAACACATTGCTTATACGAATGTCTGCCGTTACCGCTGCCGCTTCTGCTCCTATTTCAAAAGGAAAAACGAGAAAGGCAGTTTTACCCTGAAAATAAGCAATGTCATTAATAAGCTGAAGGAAGACAAGGATGTCGAACAGCTTTGTATTTACGGGGCATGTAATCCCGAGCTGAATTTTAATTACTATTGTAACCTGTTGAAGGAGATAAAGAAGGTTTTTCCTTCGACTCATATCCAGGGATTTTCTCCTTTAGAGATATCTTTTATCGCCAAGCGCTCCAAAAACCCGACCATAGAAGTATTAAAAAAGTTTAAGGAATCCGGCCTGGACTCTATGGGTGGCTTTGACGCGGAGATACTCAACGATAAATTGAGAAAAAAAATCTGCCCTGATAAAATCAGGACTCATGATTGGGTTGACATCATTAAAAACGCCCACAGGATAGGTATTAAAACAACCGCGACTATCCTCTTCGGCCATCTGGAGGATGAAATCCATATCGCCGAACATATGGAAATTATAAGAAACATTCAGAGGGAAACCAACGGGTTTATCGAATTCATACCCATTCCTTTCTCGTACCATACTACCGAGTTTACGAACCTGAAAAAGCTGGCTTCCAAATGGCGCGAGCGGGTCGGATATTTAAATGAGACCGATGCCACCTTCCGGCTTCTTGCGGTCAGCCGCCTGTTCTTCGGCTCGTCGCTCCCGAATATCCAGGCAAGCTGGTTTAGGCTGGGCATGGATAATGCCGTCAAGTGCCTGCATACCGGCGCCAATGATATCGGCGAAACGGTCTTTGACGAAAGCGTCTGCAAAAATATAAATACCAGGAGCGGAACCGAGATGTCGCCGCAAAAGCTGAAAAGCATAATCACGAAGGCCGGCCGGAAACCGCGTTCCCGTCATTTGCACCGTTAA
- a CDS encoding PHP domain-containing protein, whose protein sequence is MSVDLHLHSNISDGLYPPDEVFNKVRNAGLKIIALTDHDSYSGGERLKQQNANDGIKVIQGIEISSSYEGTEIHVLGYFRDGLSEELKSFVATAQADRESRISKGLANLEKKGINLTRVELGRFYHGESIGRNHLAQLLVEKGYADSPVDAFQSYLKYDLNIVPQTTTKIADVIGLVKNSGGVCIWAHPPMKFFDKYIAVFVSMGMDGVEAYNRRKSNNNSFYYHTVAEKLDLLITAGSDWHGFPEEEFMSEKIYPAQTLDKFMEKIL, encoded by the coding sequence ATGTCTGTTGATTTGCATTTGCACAGCAATATATCAGACGGATTATACCCGCCTGATGAGGTTTTTAACAAAGTAAGAAACGCCGGTCTAAAGATAATCGCATTGACCGATCATGATAGCTATTCCGGAGGTGAAAGGTTAAAGCAGCAGAATGCAAATGACGGTATTAAGGTAATCCAGGGTATAGAGATAAGCTCTTCTTATGAAGGTACGGAAATCCACGTTCTCGGTTATTTCCGGGATGGCCTTTCTGAAGAATTGAAGAGCTTTGTTGCCACTGCGCAGGCTGATAGAGAATCCAGGATTTCCAAGGGTTTGGCTAATCTTGAAAAGAAAGGAATAAATCTCACCCGGGTGGAACTGGGTCGTTTTTATCACGGGGAAAGCATTGGGCGTAACCACCTGGCGCAGTTGCTGGTGGAAAAGGGCTATGCGGATTCTCCCGTCGACGCGTTCCAGAGTTATCTTAAATACGACCTTAATATCGTTCCCCAAACGACCACTAAAATTGCCGATGTCATCGGGCTGGTTAAAAACTCCGGAGGCGTGTGCATCTGGGCGCATCCCCCGATGAAGTTTTTTGATAAATATATTGCGGTTTTTGTTTCCATGGGAATGGACGGCGTAGAAGCCTATAACCGCAGGAAATCGAATAATAATTCGTTTTATTACCATACGGTTGCTGAAAAACTCGATTTGTTGATAACCGCCGGGTCGGATTGGCACGGCTTTCCTGAAGAGGAATTCATGAGCGAGAAGATTTATCCCGCTCAGACGCTCGATAAATTCATGGAAAAAATATTATAA
- the polA gene encoding DNA polymerase I produces the protein MSKLEKLFLIDGNSYIYRAFYAIRHLSNSSGLPTNAIYGFTTMILKVINDYKPAYLAIAFDAKGPTFRTKIYSDYKANRPKMADELVMQIPYIKNIVEAFNIPQLEKPGFEADDIIGTISRLAEQQGIATVIITGDKDMTQLVSEKITLLDTMKDKTTGVEEIKERFGVAPDKVVDIFALAGDKTDNIPGISGIGEKTAIELIKEFGDIETLIKEADKIKKEKLREKIIANPDDARLSKELFTIKTDVPLPVKINELKQGTPDIERLRNIFTELEFSKFLKELTPAKNISYDEYRLVLDENSFNNLINDLQKADSFAVDLETTSKDPVQAEIVGISLCHHPKKSFYIPVGHTYPDVPKQLNKGKVLKALKGLLEKPDSRKIGQNIKFDMIILKRHGLEIKGEISDTMIASYLLNPAKHNHNLEEISREYLQHQIITYKDVAGTGKKEITFDKVPLEIAKDYSAEDANAAYLLDRILIPKLEEANLYKLYNEIELPLVKVLAQMELDGIKVNKKFLSALADDFNKRLDKLKKEIYRMAEEEFNIDSPKQLQHILYEKLGLQRGKKIKTGFSTDSDTLSRLANEHPLPAQILEYRTIAKLKSTYIEGMDAMINPQTGRLHTSYNQTVTATGRLSSSEPNLQNIPVRTEEGRKIRQAFVPEKGCIFISADYSQIELRLLAHFSKDEKLIKAFENDEDIHTFTATEIFNVTSDMVNNEMRRAAKTINFGIIYGMSAYGLAQQLSISNEMAQQYIESYFARYPEIKDYLEETVISAREKGYVETLFGRKRYLPEIASYNTTVRNFAERAAVNAPLQGTAADIMKKAMINLYNRLSGTKLKTKMVLQVHDELIFEVPTDEEKKIVPIIQAEMQNTCKLSVFLKVDLKKGDNWSEMEPVKS, from the coding sequence ATGAGTAAATTAGAAAAATTATTTTTAATAGACGGTAATTCTTACATTTACCGGGCTTTTTATGCCATCAGGCATTTATCAAACTCAAGCGGCCTTCCCACCAACGCGATATACGGATTCACCACCATGATACTGAAAGTAATCAACGATTATAAACCAGCTTACCTGGCAATCGCCTTTGACGCTAAAGGACCGACTTTCCGCACTAAAATATACAGCGATTATAAAGCCAACCGGCCGAAAATGGCGGATGAACTGGTAATGCAAATACCCTATATAAAAAATATCGTGGAAGCTTTTAACATACCACAGCTGGAAAAGCCCGGATTTGAGGCGGACGACATCATCGGGACCATCTCCCGCCTTGCCGAACAGCAGGGAATCGCCACGGTTATCATCACGGGCGACAAGGATATGACCCAGCTCGTCTCGGAAAAGATTACCCTGCTGGACACCATGAAAGATAAAACAACCGGTGTGGAGGAAATCAAAGAAAGATTCGGGGTTGCACCGGATAAAGTGGTCGATATCTTCGCATTGGCAGGGGATAAAACCGATAATATCCCCGGTATTTCCGGAATCGGCGAAAAAACCGCTATAGAACTGATTAAAGAGTTTGGGGACATAGAAACTCTTATAAAAGAAGCGGATAAAATTAAAAAGGAAAAACTCAGGGAAAAAATTATCGCCAATCCGGATGACGCCAGATTAAGCAAGGAATTATTCACCATCAAAACCGATGTCCCATTGCCGGTGAAAATAAACGAGCTTAAACAAGGGACACCGGATATCGAACGATTAAGGAATATTTTTACCGAATTGGAATTCAGCAAATTCCTTAAGGAATTAACCCCGGCAAAGAATATCTCCTATGACGAATACCGGCTTGTTCTTGATGAGAATAGCTTTAATAATTTAATCAATGACCTGCAAAAAGCGGACAGTTTTGCCGTGGACCTGGAAACCACCTCTAAAGACCCGGTCCAGGCGGAGATTGTCGGCATTTCTTTATGCCATCATCCCAAGAAATCTTTTTATATACCGGTCGGGCACACTTATCCGGATGTCCCAAAGCAACTGAATAAGGGGAAAGTATTGAAAGCGCTTAAAGGGCTCCTGGAAAAGCCGGATAGCAGAAAAATCGGGCAAAATATCAAGTTCGATATGATTATACTCAAGCGGCACGGCCTCGAAATAAAAGGAGAAATCAGCGACACCATGATTGCCTCCTACCTATTGAATCCTGCCAAGCATAACCACAATCTGGAAGAAATCAGCCGTGAATATCTCCAGCACCAGATTATTACTTATAAAGACGTGGCCGGAACAGGCAAAAAGGAAATAACCTTTGACAAGGTCCCGCTGGAGATTGCCAAGGACTATTCAGCGGAGGACGCCAACGCCGCGTATCTTTTGGACCGGATTCTTATCCCTAAGCTGGAAGAGGCCAATCTCTACAAACTTTATAATGAGATAGAACTGCCGCTGGTAAAAGTGCTTGCGCAGATGGAACTGGACGGAATTAAGGTAAACAAAAAATTCCTTTCCGCATTAGCCGATGATTTTAATAAACGCCTTGATAAGCTGAAGAAAGAAATATACCGGATGGCCGAGGAAGAATTCAACATTGATTCGCCCAAGCAACTCCAGCATATCCTTTATGAAAAGCTCGGACTGCAGAGGGGTAAAAAGATAAAGACCGGCTTTTCCACGGACAGCGATACCCTATCGCGACTGGCAAACGAGCATCCCCTGCCTGCCCAGATACTGGAATACAGAACTATTGCCAAGCTGAAAAGCACTTATATCGAAGGGATGGATGCCATGATTAACCCCCAAACCGGGCGTTTGCACACATCCTATAACCAGACCGTAACGGCGACGGGACGGCTTTCCAGCAGCGAACCGAACCTGCAAAATATTCCGGTCCGGACCGAGGAAGGCAGGAAAATCCGGCAGGCTTTTGTCCCGGAAAAAGGCTGTATCTTCATCTCCGCCGATTATTCGCAGATTGAATTGCGCCTATTGGCCCATTTCTCAAAGGATGAAAAACTAATCAAGGCTTTTGAGAATGACGAGGATATCCATACATTCACCGCCACGGAAATATTTAATGTCACAAGCGACATGGTAAACAACGAAATGCGCCGGGCAGCCAAAACCATAAATTTCGGAATCATCTACGGGATGAGCGCTTACGGGCTGGCGCAGCAGCTTTCCATCAGCAATGAAATGGCACAGCAATATATCGAAAGTTACTTCGCCCGTTACCCGGAAATAAAAGATTACCTGGAAGAAACCGTAATTTCAGCACGGGAAAAAGGTTATGTGGAAACACTTTTCGGAAGGAAGCGATACCTGCCGGAAATAGCCAGTTATAACACAACCGTCCGCAATTTCGCCGAGAGAGCCGCGGTTAATGCCCCGCTCCAGGGAACAGCCGCGGATATCATGAAAAAAGCCATGATTAACCTCTATAACCGCCTCTCCGGGACAAAGCTTAAAACAAAAATGGTACTGCAGGTCCATGATGAATTAATATTCGAAGTTCCGACCGATGAGGAAAAGAAAATCGTTCCTATAATCCAAGCCGAAATGCAAAACACCTGCAAGCTTTCCGTTTTCCTCAAAGTGGATTTAAAAAAAGGCGATAACTGGTCGGAAATGGAACCGGTTAAGTCATGA